In one Nothobranchius furzeri strain GRZ-AD unplaced genomic scaffold, NfurGRZ-RIMD1 Scf020, whole genome shotgun sequence genomic region, the following are encoded:
- the pwwp2b gene encoding PWWP domain-containing protein 2B has protein sequence MEAVAEELRAGFRIPVTIDHIVNDTLVVTLTYREKNFTGVLLDSNKKTGLFCLPDFTTKLENCLMPKTACEIPEIMSEELVSKSPSQASHRPKDENSLPESSTPHCPLSTPVPAGQTPYPPYFEGAPFPQPLWVRHTYSQWVPQPPPRPIKRKKRRTREQGRMTISTIRLRPRQVLCEKCKNTLNSDEDSKDGTSKTSTKENGVQSDEDGEYRDSPAKVQRKEEVVAAKDPKRRENATSLDSKRPRKDKRGEAEGEKYAAGDVIPHSPVIKISYSTPQGKGEVMKIPSRVHGSVKPFCPKQNGKGSADASKEQRHILDATRSGLTVSIPKLKLTRPFATVGQDPPRPKIRLRPPQSESEETMVEYDAELVEGTRRQSPRILGLPHSEDSGEGKNSLELWSGSSGEEADRNHSDLTLLINFRKRKADSSSLSVCSSDSLDESKSFSSEGTSPELCDLAPGEDLSVTSSSVNSRDDCKTVPPLTVRLHTRSMTKCVTEEGHAVAVGDIVWGKIHGFPWWPARVLSISGTRKQGTNTCEAEWPQAKVAWFGSPTTSQLSVAKLSPFRELFRSRFNRKKKGMYRRAIMEAAKAVGHVGPEITSLLSHCDT, from the coding sequence CTTCTGTCTACCAGATTTCACAACAAAGCTGGAGAACTGCCTGATGCCTAAAACAGCTTGTGAAATCCCAGAGATCATGAGTGAAGAGCTGGTTTCCAAATCCCCGAGCCAGGCATCACACAGACCAAAGGATGAAAACTCGCTCCCTGAAAGCAGCACTCCTCACTGCCCCCTCTCCACACCAGTGCCAGCCGGACAAACTCCTTATCCTCCTTATTTTGAAGGAGCTCCCTTTCCTCAGCCCTTGTGGGTCCGCCATACCTACAGCCAGTGGGTTCCTCAGCCCCCTCCGCGGCCAATCAAGCGAAAGAAAAGGCGAACACGAGAACAGGGTCGAATGACAATCAGCACCATCCGTCTGCGGCCACGGCAGGTTCTGTGTGAGAAGTGCAAGAACACActaaacagtgatgaagacagcaAAGACGGCACCAGCAAAACATCTACAAAAGAAAATGGTGTCCAGAGCGACGAGGACGGCGAGTACCGGGATTCTCCCGCAAAGGTGCAGAGGAAAGAAGAGGTTGTTGCAGCAAAGGACCCCAAAAGACGTGAAAATGCCACCAGCCTGGACAGTAAACGTCCCAGGAAGGACAAGCGGGGTGAAGCTGAAGGGGAGAAATATGCTGCGGGGGACGTCATCCCTCACAGCCCTGTCATAAAGATCTCCTACAGCACTCCACAGGGAAAGGGGGAGGTCATGAAGATCCCCTCCCGGGTTCACGGTTCAGTCAAACCGTTCTGCCCGAAGCAGAACGGAAAAGGGTCCGCTGATGCCTCCAAGGAACAGCGGCACATCCTGGATGCCACCAGGTCTGGTCTCACAGTTTCTATTCCAAAACTAAAACTAACCAGACCCTTTGCAACGGTGGGTCAGGACCCGCCCCGTCCAAAGATCCGGTTGAGACCACCCCAGAGTGAGAGTGAGGAGACCATGGTTGAGTACGACGCCGAACTGGTTGAAGGCACCAGGAGACAAAGCCCCAGGATACTCGGCCTCCCCCACTCGGAAGACTCTGGAGAAGGGAAAAACTCCTTGGAGTTGTGGTCTgggagttctggagaggaggcGGATCGTAATCACAGCGACCTCACCCTTCTCATCAACTTTCGGAAGCGCAAAGCAGATTCTTCTAGTCTGTCCGTCTGCAGCAGTGACAGTTTAGACGAGTCCAAGTCCTTCAGCTCTGAGGGTACCTCGCCGGAGCTGTGTGACCTGGCTCCGGGAGAAGACCTCTCTGTCACCTCGTCCTCTGTAAATTCTAGGGACGACTGTAAGACGGTGCCACCTTTGACTGTCCGACTCCACACCCGCAGCATGACCAAGTGTGTAACAGAGGAGGGTCACGCCGTGGCCGTGGGGGACATTGTGTGGGGGAAGATCCACGGCTTCCCCTGGTGGCCAGCTCGCGTCCTCAGCATCAGCGGCACACGTAAACAGGGGACCAACACCTGCGAGGCCGAGTGGCCGCAGGCAAAGGTGGCATGGTTCGGATCTCCTACCACCTCCCAGCTCTCTGTCGCCAAACTGTCGCCCTTCAGGGAGCTCTTCAGGTCCCGCTTCAACCGCAAAAAGAAAGGGATGTACCGGAGAGCCATCATGGAGGCAGCCAAGGCTGTGGGGCACGTGGGTCCAGAGATCACGTCGCTGCTGTCCCACTGCGACACATAG